In Haloplanus rubicundus, one DNA window encodes the following:
- the pglX gene encoding BREX-5 system adenine-specific DNA-methyltransferase PglX, with protein sequence MAGDSRSRRTAQLDKAEREHLDAVVEKLRERAEDNVRYQLTRQGLDDEPVNSASLDADLAPLVEAIELERADGDTWTEAFEQYVTGVGYTVVNRLAALRCLDVREFVDEAVTVFKANGLTPAAERLVHEAFLPADEATLEAYHDACDDLADEIGILFDRESAYSLVDPDADTFEELCGLLDEVPDAVWRADDVLGWVYEYYNRPVVEAIDARNTLEPDDVGPANQFYTPHWVVRMLADNSLGKLYLEATGREDAVPEPDALSPEARKERLVTPDDAPTVAELCTYLIPDGDGGDAPSFDHPSELRVLDPACGSGHFLLYAFDILERIWWAETDLDRREIPAKILEHNLYGVDIDLRSCKLSAFNLYLKARTRAEKEGGAFEMPNVGIVCADARVADVEAAIDVLDRIAGDGTAVREALDEIVEAFRTTPALGSLLDVQGTLSEAFVAQGTDAVEWGGDAQKPLNGVLRQLRDAVDERTADSFDEQHLRSFLHLLVVLTQDYDVALMNPPYGARGRMPSDVTDYVEEHYRYGPEYYVNFVEACDRLSKRNGRLGMIVQRSFMYKRSFREFREDFIGQLGAFDFLAEYGIGVLDKATVRTAGTVIRTGRNVAEDVEGLFYRLHDPDPGEKQDAFLRSAFTSTTGEIQRQYRRKLREFERIPGSPLSYWASTELRSLYEAETVFDAENGNVDRDSLGVVKQGLATADDARFTRHFWETHDDSWRPFAKGGEDAWTLPSIDLSVLWGDDGTEIKRYCGSRPQNTQYYFGEALTYTYMKSSGRRFGYLHPSSIFGHAGNVFVPNRETWKALAYANSHLVTYLMLCQTPERHWEVGNVSKLPWPSSLAEADGIVDSVEHIAGAMLATRQYDPASPHYEGPPLLDGLGDGWVPDVYTTHPHRRLTREIAVPDRVERVSVETPIRELGAAHRRREARLRGRMEASFDDIERTIRRALDLGDAAVDEIRTEVALRTNETPCERDTADPESITDPGGDLPEMVTHLLLHLTHRIVHEADDGIVPISDVGGEPDLLARLEREFERIWGPHAPTRLAEVDRVLGSRTADEAAYPNLRAWLEDDLFDAHVSTFDRTPILWRLTTERLVSDPEGEGFACLVDYHQLDSGVFDRLQNRYLEPRKALLRERRRAANRRRGDDSLSACEKAAADEYTRCESGLEQIAVFEERLAELARPSPREWPEEKRRIAADAVQSVAEFREDTAARLETLEELADRDDVEMDALFSPSFYETVQENREEWLDALDDLQSAFEAYAADGSVPVEAHRYDLFEYYDDLVGSTHYASNGILFTTYYFGTFEDTGRDRLGDGGVSERERLLSELATGLDEYEDLADGIAAACDAVASDISAEWADRALSEITTAGYQPNRKHGVEINIRPLADAKVVPETVEDDVL encoded by the coding sequence ATGGCAGGCGATTCACGCTCCCGACGGACGGCACAACTGGACAAGGCCGAACGTGAACATCTCGACGCAGTCGTCGAGAAGCTCCGCGAACGGGCCGAGGACAACGTCCGATATCAACTGACGCGGCAGGGTCTGGACGACGAGCCGGTGAATTCGGCATCGCTGGACGCGGATCTGGCGCCGCTCGTCGAGGCCATCGAGCTAGAGCGGGCCGACGGCGACACGTGGACCGAGGCGTTCGAGCAGTACGTCACGGGGGTCGGGTACACCGTCGTCAACCGGCTGGCCGCGTTGCGCTGTCTGGACGTTCGCGAGTTCGTCGACGAGGCGGTGACCGTGTTCAAAGCGAACGGGCTGACGCCCGCCGCCGAACGGCTCGTCCACGAGGCGTTCCTGCCGGCAGACGAGGCGACTCTCGAAGCGTACCACGACGCCTGTGACGATCTGGCCGACGAGATCGGGATTCTCTTCGACCGCGAGTCGGCGTACAGCCTGGTCGATCCCGACGCCGACACGTTCGAGGAACTGTGTGGGCTGCTCGACGAGGTTCCGGACGCAGTCTGGCGCGCGGACGACGTACTCGGGTGGGTCTACGAGTATTACAACCGTCCCGTCGTCGAAGCAATCGACGCGAGGAACACCCTCGAACCGGACGATGTCGGCCCGGCAAACCAGTTCTACACGCCTCACTGGGTCGTTCGGATGCTCGCCGACAACAGCCTCGGGAAGCTCTATCTCGAGGCGACCGGGCGGGAAGACGCCGTTCCGGAGCCCGACGCCCTCTCGCCCGAGGCACGAAAGGAACGCCTCGTCACGCCCGACGACGCACCGACCGTCGCCGAACTCTGCACTTATCTCATCCCCGACGGGGACGGCGGGGACGCCCCGTCGTTCGACCACCCCTCCGAGCTTCGCGTCCTCGACCCCGCCTGTGGGAGCGGGCATTTCCTGCTCTACGCCTTCGACATTCTGGAGCGGATCTGGTGGGCCGAAACCGACCTCGACCGACGCGAGATTCCGGCGAAGATCCTCGAACACAACCTCTACGGGGTCGACATCGACCTGCGGTCCTGCAAGCTCTCGGCGTTCAACCTCTATCTGAAGGCGCGAACCCGGGCCGAGAAAGAGGGCGGGGCGTTCGAGATGCCGAACGTCGGCATCGTCTGTGCCGACGCTCGGGTCGCCGACGTCGAGGCGGCCATCGACGTCCTCGACCGGATCGCGGGCGACGGAACGGCGGTGCGCGAGGCACTCGACGAGATCGTCGAGGCGTTCCGGACGACGCCGGCGCTCGGGAGTCTGCTGGACGTACAGGGGACCCTCTCGGAGGCGTTCGTCGCACAGGGGACGGACGCCGTGGAGTGGGGCGGCGACGCGCAGAAGCCGTTGAACGGGGTCCTGCGACAGCTCCGGGACGCCGTCGACGAGCGGACGGCCGATTCCTTCGACGAGCAGCACCTCCGGAGCTTCCTGCATCTGCTGGTGGTGTTGACGCAGGACTACGACGTCGCGTTGATGAATCCGCCCTACGGGGCGCGGGGCCGGATGCCGAGCGACGTCACCGACTACGTCGAGGAGCACTACAGATACGGTCCGGAATACTACGTCAATTTCGTCGAAGCCTGTGATCGGCTCTCGAAGCGGAACGGTCGTCTCGGGATGATCGTACAGCGGTCGTTCATGTACAAGCGCAGTTTTCGGGAGTTCCGCGAGGACTTCATCGGCCAACTCGGCGCGTTCGACTTCCTCGCGGAGTACGGGATCGGTGTCCTCGACAAGGCGACCGTTCGAACCGCCGGGACCGTCATCAGAACGGGGCGTAACGTCGCCGAGGATGTGGAAGGATTGTTTTACCGCCTTCACGATCCGGATCCCGGGGAGAAACAGGACGCCTTCCTTCGATCCGCGTTCACCAGTACGACGGGGGAGATCCAGCGGCAGTACCGACGCAAGCTACGCGAGTTCGAGCGCATCCCCGGCAGCCCGCTCTCCTACTGGGCCTCCACCGAACTCCGGTCACTGTACGAGGCCGAGACGGTGTTCGACGCGGAAAACGGGAACGTCGACCGGGACAGTCTCGGGGTCGTCAAACAGGGCCTCGCCACGGCGGACGACGCGCGGTTCACCCGACACTTCTGGGAGACTCACGACGACTCGTGGCGACCGTTCGCAAAGGGTGGTGAAGACGCGTGGACGCTGCCGTCGATCGACCTGAGCGTTCTGTGGGGTGATGACGGCACCGAAATCAAACGATACTGTGGGTCCAGACCCCAGAATACGCAGTACTACTTCGGCGAAGCTCTCACCTACACGTACATGAAATCGAGCGGGCGCCGGTTCGGCTATCTGCATCCGTCCTCGATTTTCGGCCACGCGGGGAACGTGTTCGTCCCGAACCGGGAGACCTGGAAGGCGCTCGCGTACGCGAACAGTCATCTGGTGACGTATCTCATGCTCTGCCAGACGCCGGAGCGACATTGGGAGGTGGGGAACGTCTCGAAGCTCCCGTGGCCCAGTAGCCTCGCGGAGGCCGACGGCATCGTGGACTCCGTCGAACACATCGCGGGCGCGATGCTCGCGACGCGGCAGTACGATCCGGCGTCACCGCACTACGAGGGTCCCCCGCTTCTCGACGGACTCGGGGACGGCTGGGTCCCGGACGTCTACACGACCCATCCCCATCGTCGACTCACGCGAGAGATAGCCGTCCCGGACCGGGTCGAACGCGTCTCGGTCGAGACGCCGATCAGGGAGTTGGGGGCCGCACACAGACGACGCGAAGCCCGACTCCGGGGCCGAATGGAGGCCTCGTTCGACGACATCGAGCGAACGATCCGGCGAGCGCTGGATCTCGGTGACGCGGCAGTCGACGAGATACGCACGGAAGTCGCGCTTCGAACGAACGAGACCCCTTGTGAACGGGACACGGCCGATCCGGAATCCATCACCGACCCCGGAGGGGACCTTCCGGAGATGGTCACCCATCTCCTGCTCCATCTCACGCACCGAATCGTCCACGAGGCCGACGACGGCATCGTCCCGATTTCGGACGTCGGTGGGGAGCCGGACCTCCTCGCTCGGCTCGAACGCGAGTTCGAGCGCATCTGGGGGCCCCACGCCCCCACTCGCCTCGCGGAGGTCGACCGAGTCCTCGGCAGCCGAACCGCGGACGAAGCGGCGTATCCGAACCTCCGCGCGTGGCTCGAAGACGATCTCTTCGACGCCCACGTCTCCACGTTCGACCGCACGCCGATCCTGTGGCGACTCACGACCGAGCGACTCGTCTCCGACCCGGAGGGTGAGGGATTCGCCTGTCTCGTCGACTACCACCAGCTAGATTCGGGCGTCTTCGACCGCCTGCAGAACCGATACCTCGAACCGCGCAAGGCGCTCCTTCGGGAGCGACGGCGCGCCGCGAACCGGCGGCGTGGCGACGACTCGCTCTCGGCGTGCGAGAAAGCCGCGGCAGACGAGTACACCCGCTGTGAGAGCGGGCTCGAACAGATTGCCGTCTTCGAGGAGCGACTGGCCGAGCTAGCTCGCCCGTCGCCGCGCGAGTGGCCCGAGGAGAAGCGGCGGATCGCGGCGGACGCCGTGCAGTCGGTGGCCGAGTTCAGAGAGGACACGGCGGCACGTCTGGAGACGCTGGAAGAACTGGCCGACCGCGACGACGTCGAGATGGACGCCCTGTTCAGCCCGTCCTTCTACGAGACGGTGCAGGAGAACCGAGAGGAGTGGCTCGACGCGCTCGACGATCTCCAATCTGCCTTCGAGGCCTACGCGGCCGACGGGTCCGTGCCGGTCGAGGCACACCGCTACGACCTCTTCGAGTACTACGACGACCTCGTCGGTTCGACACACTACGCGAGCAACGGGATTCTGTTCACGACGTACTACTTCGGAACGTTCGAGGACACCGGGCGGGATCGGCTCGGCGACGGCGGTGTTTCGGAACGTGAACGCTTACTCTCCGAGTTGGCGACTGGACTCGACGAGTACGAGGACCTCGCGGATGGCATCGCCGCGGCGTGCGACGCCGTCGCGAGCGACATCTCCGCCGAGTGGGCGGACCGAGCGCTCTCGGAGATCACGACCGCCGGCTACCAACCGAACCGAAAACACGGCGTCGAGATCAACATTCGACCGCTCGCTGACGCGAAGGTCGTCCCGGAGACGGTCGAAGACGACGTTCTCTGA
- a CDS encoding peptidase has protein sequence MFAAALQSAPPDLAPALFALGAFVVFAFALGAVGSAVARRLSNPVGKYRLLYTAVLFPFALLAFAVLALLGFGGAVAAAVLGRTSGPAATLLTDFAALLGASVVGLAAYAPTIRGVRAVRGVDLSTGRALARMARYVVGVSAVVTAVLAPLRLGPGVTPLGLVGVFAALLVAGFVGAPWLVAALRSTVTPDASTRERIERRRDRAGLDVRDELVFDTDDEETAAVYVRGPPGYRRLFVTTTFLDRFDDEAATALLAAEAGTVRARVDALRVVTVVATAVPLVAAVSGTGRRWLLLGAAFGTLLVGFWLTRRGVRAADDWAADRVGADTLADALDRYAEVHALEPTRRRVPNPLSTTVALGDRIDRLRYRGD, from the coding sequence GTGTTCGCCGCCGCCCTCCAGTCAGCCCCGCCCGACCTCGCCCCGGCGCTTTTCGCCCTCGGTGCGTTCGTCGTCTTCGCTTTCGCCCTCGGTGCCGTCGGGAGCGCCGTCGCCCGTCGCCTGTCGAACCCCGTCGGCAAGTACCGGCTCCTCTATACGGCCGTCCTCTTCCCGTTCGCCCTCCTCGCGTTCGCCGTCCTCGCGCTCCTCGGATTCGGGGGCGCCGTCGCCGCCGCGGTCCTCGGGCGCACCAGCGGGCCGGCCGCGACCCTCCTCACCGACTTCGCCGCCCTCCTCGGGGCGAGCGTCGTCGGGCTGGCGGCCTACGCGCCGACGATACGCGGCGTGCGGGCCGTCCGCGGCGTCGACCTGTCGACCGGCCGGGCGCTCGCTCGGATGGCGCGCTACGTCGTCGGCGTGAGCGCCGTCGTCACCGCCGTCCTCGCGCCGCTCCGCCTCGGCCCGGGGGTGACGCCGCTCGGCCTGGTGGGCGTCTTCGCCGCCCTCCTCGTCGCCGGCTTCGTCGGTGCGCCGTGGCTCGTCGCCGCGCTTCGCTCGACGGTGACGCCCGACGCGTCGACCCGGGAGCGCATCGAGCGCCGACGTGACCGGGCGGGCCTCGACGTGCGCGACGAGTTGGTGTTCGACACTGACGACGAGGAGACGGCGGCCGTCTACGTCCGCGGTCCGCCGGGCTACCGCCGGCTGTTCGTCACGACGACGTTCCTCGACCGCTTCGACGACGAGGCGGCGACGGCCCTGCTTGCGGCCGAGGCCGGCACCGTTCGGGCGCGCGTCGACGCCCTCCGGGTGGTGACCGTCGTCGCCACGGCGGTCCCGCTGGTCGCCGCGGTGAGCGGTACGGGACGGCGATGGCTCCTCCTCGGGGCGGCGTTCGGAACGCTGCTCGTCGGCTTCTGGCTCACCCGTCGCGGCGTGCGGGCGGCCGACGACTGGGCCGCCGACCGGGTTGGCGCCGACACACTCGCGGACGCCCTCGACCGCTACGCCGAGGTGCACGCGCTGGAGCCGACCCGGCGTCGCGTCCCGAACCCGCTCTCGACGACCGTCGCGCTCGGCGACCGGATCGACCGCCTGCGCTATCGTGGCGATTGA
- a CDS encoding DUF7114 family protein, with product MDNAVRARRAARDALADIEPERLREVLRDRLADASMTPSVLTLVSATALDAAVDADPLAERAAGVQLIYEGLRLTRTLAHDEPWAEGEGEAARGADLDILAADVLVSRGFYLLARTETADRAVEVVRAFGRNQTRRREADADRTALDRALEADVFALAVAAGTTAVDVDPGEDLLDYAADLAREFEGDLPPPDTALPETAADRILALAGGDAPSAADP from the coding sequence ATGGACAACGCCGTACGGGCTCGGCGTGCCGCCCGCGACGCGCTCGCCGACATCGAACCCGAACGGCTCCGCGAGGTGCTTCGCGACCGGCTCGCGGACGCCTCGATGACGCCCAGCGTCCTGACGTTGGTGAGCGCCACGGCGCTCGATGCCGCCGTCGACGCCGACCCGCTCGCCGAGCGCGCCGCCGGTGTCCAGCTCATCTACGAGGGGCTCCGCCTCACGCGAACCCTCGCCCACGACGAACCCTGGGCCGAGGGCGAAGGCGAGGCCGCCCGAGGGGCCGACCTAGACATCCTCGCCGCCGACGTGCTCGTCTCCCGTGGCTTCTACCTCCTCGCGCGCACGGAGACGGCCGACCGCGCCGTCGAGGTGGTCCGGGCGTTCGGCCGGAATCAGACCCGGCGCCGCGAGGCCGACGCCGACCGGACAGCGCTCGACCGCGCCCTCGAAGCGGACGTGTTCGCCCTCGCCGTCGCCGCCGGTACCACCGCCGTCGACGTCGACCCGGGCGAGGATCTCCTCGACTACGCGGCCGACCTCGCCCGCGAGTTCGAGGGCGACCTCCCGCCACCCGACACCGCGCTTCCCGAAACGGCGGCCGACCGCATCCTCGCGCTCGCCGGCGGCGACGCGCCCTCCGCCGCCGACCCGTAA
- a CDS encoding UPF0175 family protein codes for MASSTSSEPTDELATAVGQYVLGEISLGKAAEAAGMSRWEFEEVLRDAGFEALYGPRTDDQLEAELDTAQDLGE; via the coding sequence ATGGCGTCGTCCACCAGTTCCGAACCCACCGACGAGTTGGCGACCGCCGTCGGCCAGTACGTCCTCGGTGAGATCTCCCTCGGGAAGGCCGCCGAGGCGGCAGGGATGTCCCGCTGGGAGTTCGAGGAAGTGCTTCGGGATGCCGGTTTCGAGGCACTGTACGGGCCGCGAACGGACGACCAGCTGGAAGCGGAACTCGACACCGCCCAGGACCTCGGCGAGTAA
- a CDS encoding NAD+ synthase: protein MSDESVILEESAPLDLRLSEAELAATREHVTAFVESVVEDAGADGAVLGLSGGIDSTLTAHLAVEALGTERVHGLVMPSDVNTADNMSDAERVARDLGIDYDVIDIGPIFDALVEAFPEEDAGERIDTDPLRTAAGNVRVRIRGVLNYFVANAENRIVLGTGNRSEALTGYFTKYGDQAVDCNPIGNLYKQQVRQLAAHVGVDDDLVTKTPSAEMWIGQTDEAEMGLGYDTLDAILALHVDGPLSKSATVRQLDVTPEQVDRVVDLYERSAHKRAMPPAPDPLYR from the coding sequence ATGAGCGACGAATCCGTCATTCTGGAAGAGTCGGCCCCGCTCGACCTCCGCCTCTCGGAGGCGGAACTGGCTGCGACGCGGGAGCACGTTACGGCGTTCGTCGAGTCGGTCGTCGAGGACGCCGGCGCCGACGGGGCGGTGCTCGGCCTCTCGGGCGGCATCGACAGCACGCTGACGGCCCACCTCGCGGTCGAGGCGCTGGGGACCGAGCGCGTCCACGGCCTCGTGATGCCGAGCGACGTGAACACGGCCGACAACATGAGCGACGCCGAACGCGTCGCCCGTGACCTCGGCATCGACTACGACGTGATCGACATCGGCCCCATCTTCGACGCCCTCGTCGAGGCGTTCCCAGAGGAGGACGCCGGCGAGCGGATCGACACCGACCCGCTCCGAACCGCGGCGGGGAACGTCCGGGTCCGGATTCGGGGCGTCCTCAACTACTTCGTCGCCAACGCGGAGAACCGCATCGTCCTCGGGACGGGCAACCGGAGCGAGGCGCTCACCGGCTACTTCACGAAGTACGGCGATCAGGCGGTCGACTGCAACCCCATCGGCAACCTCTACAAACAGCAGGTGCGGCAGCTGGCGGCCCACGTCGGCGTCGACGACGACCTGGTGACCAAGACGCCGTCGGCGGAGATGTGGATCGGACAGACCGACGAGGCGGAGATGGGGCTGGGTTACGACACGCTCGACGCCATCCTCGCGCTCCACGTCGACGGCCCGCTCTCGAAGTCGGCGACGGTGCGACAGCTCGACGTGACGCCCGAACAGGTCGACCGCGTCGTCGACCTGTACGAACGGAGCGCCCACAAGCGCGCGATGCCGCCAGCGCCCGATCCACTGTATCGATAA